The following proteins are co-located in the Primulina tabacum isolate GXHZ01 chromosome 11, ASM2559414v2, whole genome shotgun sequence genome:
- the LOC142518973 gene encoding type IV inositol polyphosphate 5-phosphatase 7-like — translation MKDVDSKKNKLSWSKKLIRKWFNIKCKNGEYQDDGAVYGGGEGEWRSRFSERGQFTIKKEKLPKNVERSLSHSGSRSRRGRGYLDHPQIINIQNYSVFASTWNVGGKSPLSNMNLDNWLHSAPPADIYVLGFQEIVPLNASNILGAEDNGPAKKWLTLIKRTLHNAPGTSGGSGCYTPSPIPDPIAEWNADFEGPARHKASAFFHRRSFQAPQHMGMENDSSTPQTYLNRRFSVCERTIFGHRHSDFDPNTRWGYRPSDCSSSQRPSDCRPSDYSSGHRPSDYTSSRRPSDYSWGQRPSDFSRLESDEDYLPEDSPSTVLNTPMSYSANQGEDAAMMPECYRYSLVASKQMVGIFLTVWVRSELREFVQNIKVSCVGRGLMGYLGNKGSISISMLLHQTSFCFVCSHLTSGQKEGDELRRNADVTEILRKTRFPRVNCINDEKSPETILGHDRTIWLGDLNYRIALPYRSAKALIEMQNWRALLEKDQLRIEHRQGRVFDGWKEGKVYFPPTYKYSHNSDRYAGDDMHPKEKRRTPAWCDRILWYGTGLQQLSYVRGECRFSDHRPVSSVFWAEVESVPSRLRKSMSRSSSRIEVEEMLPYSHGYTELSFF, via the exons ATGAAGGATGTGGATTCCAAGAAAAACAAG CTCTCGTGGTCAAAGAAATTGATTAGAAAGTGGTTCAATATCAAGTGTAAAAACGGGGAATATCAAGATGATGGAGCTGTTTATGGAG GTGGCGAAGGTGAATGGAGGAGCAGGTTCTCTGAAAGGGGACAATTCACAATCAAGAAAG AAAAATTACCAAAGAATGTGGAGCGTTCCCTTTCCCATTCAGGGTCTCGTTCCAGGCGGGGGAGAGGTTATCTTGATCACCCTCAGATTATAAATATCCAGAACTATAG tgtCTTTGCATCAACGTGGAATGTTGGAGGAAAATCACCGCTGAGCAACATGAACTTAGATAATTGGCTACATTCTGCACCACCTGCTGACATTTATGTACTCGG ATTTCAAGAAATAGTTCCTTTGAACGCTAGTAACATCCTTGGTGCGGAGGACAATGGTCCTGCCAAAAAGTGGCTTACTCTTATCAAAAGAACACTACATAATGCTCCTGGCACTAGTGGAGGAAGTGGGTGCTATACACCGTCACCTATCCCTGATCCAATTGCCGAGTGGAATGCAGATTTCGAGGGGCCAGCCAGGCACAAAGCCTCGGCCTTCTTTCATCGTCGATCGTTCCAGGCTCCACAGCATATGGGAATGGAAAATGACTCCTCTACACCACAAACTTACCTCAACAGGCGATTCAGTGTTTGTGAAAGAACAATTTTTGGCCATAGACACAGTGACTTTGACCCAAATACGAGATGGGGTTATAGGCCAAGTGACTGTTCTTCCAGTCAGCGGCCGAGTGATTGTCGCCCGAGTGACTATTCCTCTGGTCATCGACCAAGTGACTATACTTCAAGTCGGCGGCCTAGTGACTATTCTTGGGGTCAGAGGCCTAGTGATTTCTCGAGATTGGAGTCTGATGAGGATTATTTGCCTGAGGATTCACCTAGTACGGTGTTGAATACTCCAATGTCATACAGTGCTAATCAGGGGGAAGATGCAGCTATGATGCCCGAATGCTATAGATATTCTTTGGTGGCAAGCAAGCAAATGGTCGGCATTTTTCTTACTGTTTGGGTTCGAAGCGAATTAAGGGAATTTGTACAGAACATAAAGGTTTCTTGTGTTGGTCGAGGATTGATGGGTTACCTGGGCAATAAG GGATCTATTTCAATCAGCATGTTGCTGCATCAGACCAGCTTTTGTTTCGTGTGCAGCCATTTGACATCTGGTCAGAAGGAAGGTGATGAATTACGAAGAAATGCCGATGTCACAGAAATCTTAAGAAAAACAAGATTCCCACGTGTTAACTGCATCAATGATGAGAAATCCCCAGAGACAATCCTTGGACATGA TCGAACTATCTGGCTGGGAGATCTGAACTATCGTATAGCACTGCCATACCGGTCTGCTAAAGCACTCATTGAAATGCAAAACTGGAGAGCCTTGTTAGAAAAGGACCAA CTGCGGATTGAGCATAGACAAGGTCGAGTATTTGACGGCTGGAAAGAAGGGAAGGTATATTTTCCACCAACATATAAATATTCACATAATTCAGACAGATATGCAGGTGATGATATGCATCCAAAGGAGAAACGGAGGACGCCCGCATG GTGTGACCGGATTTTATGGTACGGTACTGGTCTTCAACAATTATCGTACGTTCGTGGGGAATGTAGGTTTTCGGATCATAGACCGGTCTCCAGTGTTTTTTGGGCCGAAGTCGAATCTGTTCCCAGCCGGTTGAGGAAAAGCATGAGTCGTTCGAGCTCCAGAATCGAGGTGGAGGAAATGTTACCATATTCACATGGTTACACAGAACTCTCCTTCTTTTGA